The Variovorax sp. S12S4 genome includes the window TTGTGGCGACCCATTTCATCGCCGGCGCCAACCAAACGGTTCATGCAGAGGTGGTCTTTACCGTGCCCGGCCCGGGCCGGCTGATCGCGTTCGGCATCCGCAACAACAGTCAGCAAGCAGCTGGGACCAATGCCTGCACTCTCTATATCAATGGCGTGGCGATGCAAACCGACAACACCATCACAACCATGGCGCACATGGCCACGATGGCGGTACAGGGCGGTGCGGTCTCCGCCGGTTACACGGTGGCCGCGCAGGTGGCGTTTTCGGCCTGCGTGATGCTGATGTTCATCCCCAACATTTGAAGAAAAAATGACCGCTCAAAAATTTCTTATCTTGGATGCCGACGGCAACGTCAAGGGCACCGGATCGACGCCGGACGGGACCATTCCGCAGAGTGCGGTTGCTTGCACCGAAGAACAAGCAGCGGCCTGGCACGAGCTTCGCGTTGTCGACGGTCAGATCGTCCAGCTGGACGGCGCCGTCATGTTGGATCGCCTCAAGAAGAAGCTGATCGCCGCCGCGACAGCGCGCCGCTGGGCGGTCGAGACCGGCGGCATCACCCTGCCCAACGGCGTCCGGGTCTCCACCGGAAAAGACGATCAAGACCGCATCACGTCAGTGCTCGTGAACGCACAAGCGGCAGGCGTGGAATCCATCGAATTCAAGGCCACGTCAGGCTGGGTGAGTCTCACGCTGCCTGAGCTGCAGGTCATCGCCAACGCCATCGCCCTGCATGTTCAGGCGTGCTTCTCCGCAGAGCGCGCGCACCACGAGGCCATCGCCGCGCTGTCGTCTTCCGCTGCCGTTCAAACCTACGACCTGTCGGCCGGCTGGCCGCAGGCGTCGCTCGCCGCCCTGCCCGAGGCCTGACCTTTCACACCCTCCTAGGAGTCATCCACCATGTCCACCGAATACCACCACGGCGTACGCGTTTTTGAAGTCAACGAAGGCGGCGCCACCATCCGCGTCGTCAGCACGGCCATCATCGGCCTCATTGCCACGGCGCCCCTGGCCGACGATGACGCGTTCCCGTTGAACACGCCGGTGCTGCTCACCAATCCCGGCGGCAGTATCGGCAAGGCCGGCGCGACCGGCACGCTGGCCACAGCACTCAAGGCCATCGCACAGCAGGCGCAGACGTTCACCATCGTCGTGCGCGTCGAGCCCGGCGCCGACGATGCAACGACCACCAGCAACGTCATCGGCACCACCACCGCCAGCGGCCAGAAGACCGGCCTGCAGGCGCTGCTCGCCGCCCAGGGTCAGCTCGGCTACAAGCCGCGCATCATCGGCGCGCCTGGCTTGGACACCGAGCCGGTGGCCATCGAAATCGGCACCGTCGCCGAAGCGCTGCGTGGCTTCGGCTACGTCGCGGCGCGCAAGCCCGACGGCATGGCCTACGCGACCACCAAGGAAGACGCCACGCTGTACCGCGCAAAGTTCGGCAAGCGCGAGCTGATGGTGATCTGGCCCAACTTCCTCGCGTGGAACACCATCACGAGCGCGGCCGAGGTCATTCCGGCCACGGCCTACGCGCTGGGACTGCGCGCCAAGCTCGACCAGCAAATCGGCTGGCACAAGACCCTCTCCAACATCGTCGTGAACGGCCCGCAGGGCATCACGTCGGACGTGTTCTTCGACCTGCAGAGCCCGAGCAGCGACACCAACTACCTGAACAGCCTCGAAGTCACCACCATCATCAACCGCAGCGGCTACCGCTTCTGGGGCAACCGCACCACCGAAGCACAGGGTGGGAAGTTCTTCTTCGAGAACTACACCCGCACCGCGCAGGTGCTGGCCGACACCATGGCCGAGGCGCACTTCACGTTCGTCGACAAGCCGATGCACCCGAGCTTGGTGAAAGACATGCTCGCGAGCATCAACGCCAAGGGCCGCGATCTCGTGACCGGCGGCTACCTGATCGGCTTCGAAGCGTTCCTCAATCCCGACCTCAACCCGAAGGAAGAGCTGGCGGTGGGCCGCCTGCGCATCAGCTACCGCTACACGCCGGTGCCGCCGCTCGAAGACCTGGGCTTCATGCAGACCATCACCGACGACTTCCTGGCCAACTTCGCCGCCGCCGTTCAGGCCGCGTGAAGCGCCCATCCGCAACGCACACCGCATAGGAGCACACCATGGGCCTCCCCAAGAAACTCAAGAACTTCGCACTCTTCGGCGACGGCGAAAGCTGGATCGGCGAGATCCCGAGCGTCACCCTGCCCACCATCACCAAGAAGATGGAGGAATACCGCGCCGGCGGCATGCATGGCTCGGTCGATATCGAGCTGGGCCATGACAAGCTCGAACTGGGCATCAAGGCCGGCGGACTCAAGACCCAGCTGATTGCGATGCTCGGCGCCCAGACGGTGGGTGCCAATGTCTGGCGCTTCGCCGGCGCCTATCAAGACGACGCTACCGGGCTGGTCAGTGCCGTGGAAGTCATCGCCCGCGGCCGGCTCAGCGAGTGGAACCCCAACGATGCCGAGGCCGGCGAGAACAACGAACACGAGTTCAAGGCGAGCCTGAGCTACTACAAGGTCACCGTCGACGGCGCCGAGCTGATCGAAATCGACGTGCCCGGCATGGTGTTCAAAGTCGGCGGCTCCGACATCTACAGCGCCATCCGCTTCGCCATCGGGCTCGGCGCCAGCTTCTAAACCGCTCCGCCACGTTCGCCCATCACGCCTTTTCACTCACCACAGAACGAGCCATCACCATGAACAACGCCCCAACGCCCGAGATCAACACCGAAGACACTGCACCCAGCGCCATCGTGCCGAACACCATCGTGCTCGATACGCCCATTCAACGGGGAAGCACCAGCATCACCGAGATCACCCTGCGCAAGCCCAACTCCGGCGAGCTGCGTGGCCTCTCGCTGCAGCGGCTGCATCAGGCGGACGCCGAAGAAATCATGAAGCTGCTGCCGCGCATCACATTGCCCTCGCTGACGCCGCCCGAATGCGCCCAGCTCGACCCGGCCGACCTGTCCGAGGCCGGGGGTCACATCATCAGTTTTTTGCTCAAGAAGTCAGTGAGGGACGCGGTCTTGCAGAACGCGTAGAGGACGCCATGGCGGATCTGGCGCTGGTCTTCCACTGGCGGCCGGCCGACATGGAGGGCATGGCCATCGGCGAACTCATGGACTGGCGCGAGGCCGCCCGCAAGCGCTACGCCCCCAACAAGCACGACGACTGACCGACACACCGAACCATGGCCAACCCGCTCACCCTCAAGCTGATCCTGGCAGGCGCCGACAAGGCCGTCGCCGCGCTCAAGCCGCTCGACGCGCAGAGCCGGGCGACGGCCGCGGGCCTGAAGCAATCCCGCGATGCCCTCAAGCTGCTCAACAGCCAGATGGCCCAGGTCGACGGCCTGCGGAAACAGCAGTCCGCGCTGGCTCAGCAAGGCAACGCCCTCAAGGTGTTGCGCGCGAACCTCGACAGCGTCACCCGCACCTACGGCGCCAACAGCGCCGAAGCCGGCAAAGCTGCGCGGCCAGGTGGACAAGGCGACCGCGGCATACGACAAGCAGCGGCAGGCGCTGGTTCAGCTGCGCACCGCTGCCACAGCGAGCGGCATCGGCAAGCTCTCGGTCGATCAATCGCGCCTGAAATCAGAGATCGAGTCGACGAACGGTGCTATTGCTCAGCAAAAGGCGCGGCTCGAATCGCTGGCCAAGGTGAGCGGCCGGCGCGCCTCGCTGCGGCAGGGACTGGACCACGGCCGTGCCACGGCGGGCCACATGGCCATGGCCGGCGTCGGTGCAGTGGGCACCGCGTACGGCATTCGCCGTGCTGTCACCGAGCCGCTGCACCAGGTGCGCGATTACGAGACCACCACCGCGCGCATCGAATCGCTCGGCCTGGGCAAAAAGGAAACCGACCAGGCCGTCGCCTACGCGAAAGGCATGAAGACCTTCGGCACCAGCATGAATGACAACCTGGGCCTGATGCTTGACGCCACCACAGCCTTCGCCGACGTGCACCATGCCGAAATGGTCATGCCCACGCTGGCCAAGATGAAGTTCGCCAACAAGGCCATGTTCGGAGCGGAAAAAGGCGAAGACAACGAACGCAAGTTCCTCGACATGCTCAGGGTCATCGAGTTGCGCGGTGGCTTGTCCAGCGAACAATCGTTCAAGGGCCAGGCGGACATGGTGCAGCGTGTCATCACCGCGACCGGCGGCCGCGTCGGGCCCGAGGAATGGCTCAACTTCATCAAGACCGGCGGCGTCGCGGCCAAAGGCCTCAACGACTCCGCCATGTACTACCAGCTCGAAGCGCTGGTCAGTGAAATGGGCGGCAATCGCGTGGGTACGGCGACCATGTCGGCCTACCAGAATCTCTACCAAGGGCGCACGACAAAGCGCGCCGCCAAGAACATCGAGGCGCTGGGCCTGATCGGCGACCCCTCGAAGGTCACGCACGACAAGGCGGGGCAGATGTCCTTCCTGAACCCCGGTGCGCTCAAGGGCAGCGAGC containing:
- a CDS encoding phage major tail tube protein, encoding MGLPKKLKNFALFGDGESWIGEIPSVTLPTITKKMEEYRAGGMHGSVDIELGHDKLELGIKAGGLKTQLIAMLGAQTVGANVWRFAGAYQDDATGLVSAVEVIARGRLSEWNPNDAEAGENNEHEFKASLSYYKVTVDGAELIEIDVPGMVFKVGGSDIYSAIRFAIGLGASF
- a CDS encoding DUF4376 domain-containing protein; translation: MTAQKFLILDADGNVKGTGSTPDGTIPQSAVACTEEQAAAWHELRVVDGQIVQLDGAVMLDRLKKKLIAAATARRWAVETGGITLPNGVRVSTGKDDQDRITSVLVNAQAAGVESIEFKATSGWVSLTLPELQVIANAIALHVQACFSAERAHHEAIAALSSSAAVQTYDLSAGWPQASLAALPEA
- a CDS encoding GpE family phage tail protein gives rise to the protein MADLALVFHWRPADMEGMAIGELMDWREAARKRYAPNKHDD
- a CDS encoding phage tail sheath protein; this translates as MSTEYHHGVRVFEVNEGGATIRVVSTAIIGLIATAPLADDDAFPLNTPVLLTNPGGSIGKAGATGTLATALKAIAQQAQTFTIVVRVEPGADDATTTSNVIGTTTASGQKTGLQALLAAQGQLGYKPRIIGAPGLDTEPVAIEIGTVAEALRGFGYVAARKPDGMAYATTKEDATLYRAKFGKRELMVIWPNFLAWNTITSAAEVIPATAYALGLRAKLDQQIGWHKTLSNIVVNGPQGITSDVFFDLQSPSSDTNYLNSLEVTTIINRSGYRFWGNRTTEAQGGKFFFENYTRTAQVLADTMAEAHFTFVDKPMHPSLVKDMLASINAKGRDLVTGGYLIGFEAFLNPDLNPKEELAVGRLRISYRYTPVPPLEDLGFMQTITDDFLANFAAAVQAA
- a CDS encoding phage tail assembly protein, with translation MNNAPTPEINTEDTAPSAIVPNTIVLDTPIQRGSTSITEITLRKPNSGELRGLSLQRLHQADAEEIMKLLPRITLPSLTPPECAQLDPADLSEAGGHIISFLLKKSVRDAVLQNA